A DNA window from Amycolatopsis sp. DSM 110486 contains the following coding sequences:
- the eccCa gene encoding type VII secretion protein EccCa, which produces MSTLQFKKSPRLAAPRPPGGEVHLEPPPEVPRTIPGNIVAKAIPGVMIFASLGMMVFMFTAGGKNPTTIMMSGMMLMGTVGMLAGGGGKGGGAKKAEMDEDRKDYLRYLGQMRDRAREAMVDQRAALEWVHPDPQSLWSLAASRRMWERRQNDQDFLHLRVGRSSHRLATRLVPPQTGPVDELEPIATLALRRFVRAHSIVPDLPTQITLRGFAAVSMQGERSLTRGLTRAMLAQLVAFHSPDDVMIAIATAGRAKEEWEWAKWLPHVQHPTMSDGIGQLRLMAGSLSQIEQWLDEELRDRQRFSRNATPAPDQPHVVIIIDDAEVTREEQIILEEGLVGVTLIDLSDTLGNLSARRGLRLVAEPDRLGARSAGGVEWFGRPDTLSVVEAEALARLIAPYRVGGGGGTEASDDEPLLSNPTLLELLGIPGDPMTFDVQGAWRPRPVRDRYRVPFGVGEYGQAVELDIKEAAMEGMGPHGLCIGATGSGKSEFLRTLVLGLLATHSSTSLNMILVDFKGGATFLGLDKAPHVAATITNLAGDLTLVDRMKDAIAGEVSRRQEVLAKGNYKNVWDYEKARENGADLDPLPALFICIDEFSEMLTAKPDFIDIFLQIGRVGRSLQMHMLLASQRLEEGKLRGLDTYLSYRIGLKTFSAAESRAAIGVPDAFELPSIPGSGYLKYDTSTMVRFKASYVSGPYRPAGIKAAGPVATVVRADKRPQLFVPDFVELPPEPEPEFEPVEEVAKPKESEEATEPSELEVMVDRFIGQGPPAHEVWLPPLDESNSLDTMLPNLNPTDDRGLSPVGFFGNGRLQVPLGIVDRPFEQRRDLLWADFSGAAGHAVIAGGPQAGKSTMLRTLIMSMSLTHTPDEVQFYCLDLGGGTLAGLADLPHVGGVAVARREPDKARRIVAELTTLMTEREGRFGALGIDSMTEFRNRKRRGEIPAEQDPFGDAFLIVDNWRAIRDDFDELEASITRLATQGLSYGIHVVISANRWADLRPAIKDMLGTRFELRLGDPTESDIDRRVAVNVPAGRPGRGLTREKLQMLTGLPRIDGSSDAESLAAGVADAVAKIRGAWRGRTAPQVRLLPEMITYDEVLKIDSKRNTKLVPFGVNEDDLSPVYLDFDAEPHFFAFADGESGKTNLLRQIGRGIAERYSPQEGVVLLVDYRRTMLGFLEGDSLLGYAVSSNQLDSMVKDVHGSMTRRLPGPDVTQDQLRNRSWWTGPELFILVDDYDLVATQTSNPLKPLADFLAQAKDVGLHLIIVRRTGGASRASYDPVIGKLKEIAAPGMVMNGSKDEGVLIGNIRPAAMPPGRGVMLSRKNGRQLVQVSWIQPD; this is translated from the coding sequence ATGAGCACGCTTCAGTTCAAGAAGTCGCCGAGGTTGGCGGCGCCGCGCCCGCCGGGCGGCGAGGTGCACCTCGAACCCCCACCCGAAGTACCCCGCACGATCCCGGGCAACATCGTCGCGAAGGCGATTCCGGGCGTGATGATCTTCGCCTCGCTCGGGATGATGGTCTTCATGTTCACGGCGGGTGGCAAGAACCCGACCACGATCATGATGAGCGGCATGATGCTCATGGGCACCGTCGGCATGCTCGCCGGCGGTGGCGGTAAGGGCGGCGGGGCCAAGAAGGCCGAGATGGACGAGGACCGCAAGGACTACCTGCGGTACCTGGGCCAGATGCGCGACCGCGCCCGCGAGGCGATGGTCGACCAGCGCGCCGCGCTCGAGTGGGTGCACCCCGACCCGCAGTCGCTGTGGTCGCTCGCGGCCAGCCGCCGCATGTGGGAACGCCGGCAGAACGACCAGGACTTCCTGCACTTGCGCGTCGGCCGCAGCTCCCACCGCCTCGCCACGCGGCTCGTGCCGCCGCAGACCGGCCCGGTCGACGAGCTGGAGCCGATCGCCACCCTCGCGCTGCGCCGGTTCGTGCGCGCGCACTCGATCGTGCCCGACCTGCCCACGCAGATCACCCTGCGCGGGTTCGCCGCGGTGAGCATGCAGGGCGAGCGCTCGCTCACGCGTGGTCTGACCCGCGCGATGCTCGCGCAGCTGGTCGCCTTCCACAGCCCCGACGACGTGATGATCGCGATCGCCACCGCGGGCCGCGCGAAGGAGGAGTGGGAGTGGGCGAAGTGGCTCCCGCACGTGCAGCACCCCACGATGTCCGACGGCATCGGCCAGCTGCGTTTGATGGCCGGCTCGCTCTCGCAGATCGAGCAGTGGCTCGACGAGGAGCTGCGTGACCGGCAGCGGTTCTCCCGCAATGCCACGCCGGCGCCCGACCAGCCGCACGTCGTGATCATCATCGACGACGCCGAGGTCACGCGCGAAGAGCAGATCATCCTCGAAGAGGGTCTGGTCGGCGTCACGCTGATCGATTTGTCCGACACGCTCGGGAACCTCTCGGCCCGCCGCGGGCTGCGGCTGGTGGCCGAGCCCGACCGCCTCGGCGCGCGCAGCGCGGGCGGTGTCGAGTGGTTCGGCCGGCCGGACACGCTCTCGGTGGTCGAGGCCGAGGCGCTCGCCCGGCTGATCGCGCCGTACCGGGTCGGGGGCGGTGGCGGCACGGAGGCGTCGGACGACGAGCCGTTGCTGTCCAACCCCACGCTGCTGGAGCTGCTCGGCATCCCGGGTGACCCGATGACTTTTGACGTGCAGGGCGCCTGGCGTCCGCGGCCGGTGCGCGACCGCTACCGCGTGCCGTTCGGGGTCGGCGAGTACGGCCAGGCGGTCGAGTTGGACATCAAGGAAGCGGCGATGGAGGGCATGGGCCCGCACGGCCTGTGCATCGGGGCGACCGGTTCGGGTAAGTCGGAGTTCCTGCGCACGCTGGTGCTGGGCCTGCTGGCCACGCACTCGAGCACGTCGCTGAACATGATCCTGGTCGACTTCAAGGGTGGTGCGACGTTCCTCGGCCTGGACAAGGCCCCGCATGTCGCCGCCACGATCACCAACCTCGCGGGCGACCTGACCCTGGTCGACCGCATGAAGGACGCCATCGCGGGCGAGGTGTCCCGGCGCCAGGAAGTGCTGGCGAAGGGCAACTACAAGAACGTGTGGGACTACGAGAAGGCGCGTGAGAACGGCGCCGACCTCGACCCGCTGCCCGCGCTGTTCATCTGCATCGACGAGTTCTCCGAGATGCTCACGGCGAAGCCGGACTTCATCGACATCTTCCTCCAGATCGGCCGCGTCGGCCGGTCGCTGCAGATGCACATGCTGCTCGCGTCGCAGCGGCTGGAGGAGGGCAAGCTGCGCGGTCTGGACACCTACCTGTCCTACCGGATCGGTCTGAAGACCTTCTCGGCCGCGGAGTCGCGCGCCGCGATCGGCGTGCCGGACGCGTTCGAGCTGCCGTCGATCCCGGGTTCGGGCTACCTCAAGTACGACACCTCCACGATGGTGCGGTTCAAGGCGTCGTACGTGTCGGGCCCGTACCGGCCCGCCGGCATCAAGGCCGCCGGGCCGGTGGCCACGGTCGTGCGTGCGGACAAGCGCCCGCAGCTGTTCGTGCCCGACTTCGTCGAGCTGCCGCCCGAGCCGGAGCCGGAGTTCGAGCCGGTCGAAGAGGTGGCGAAGCCGAAGGAGTCGGAGGAGGCCACCGAACCGAGCGAGCTCGAGGTGATGGTCGACCGGTTCATCGGCCAGGGTCCGCCCGCGCACGAGGTGTGGCTGCCGCCGTTGGACGAGTCCAACTCGCTCGACACGATGCTGCCGAACCTCAACCCCACCGACGACCGCGGCCTGTCCCCGGTCGGGTTCTTCGGCAACGGCCGGCTGCAGGTGCCGCTGGGCATCGTCGACCGGCCGTTCGAGCAGCGGCGCGACCTGCTGTGGGCCGACTTCTCCGGTGCCGCCGGTCACGCGGTCATCGCCGGTGGCCCGCAGGCCGGCAAGTCGACCATGCTCCGCACGTTGATCATGTCGATGTCGCTCACGCACACGCCCGACGAAGTCCAGTTCTACTGCCTCGACCTCGGTGGTGGCACGCTCGCGGGTCTCGCCGACCTGCCGCACGTGGGTGGCGTGGCCGTGGCCCGGCGCGAGCCGGACAAGGCCCGCCGGATCGTGGCCGAGCTGACGACGCTCATGACCGAGCGCGAAGGCCGGTTCGGCGCGCTGGGCATCGACTCGATGACCGAGTTCCGCAACCGCAAGCGCCGCGGCGAGATCCCCGCCGAGCAGGACCCGTTCGGCGACGCGTTCCTGATCGTGGACAACTGGCGCGCCATCCGCGACGACTTCGACGAGCTCGAGGCGTCGATCACGCGGCTGGCCACACAGGGTCTGTCGTATGGCATCCACGTGGTCATCTCGGCCAACCGGTGGGCCGACCTGCGCCCGGCGATCAAGGACATGCTGGGCACCCGGTTCGAGCTGCGCCTCGGTGACCCTACCGAGTCGGACATCGATCGCCGCGTGGCGGTGAACGTGCCCGCCGGCCGCCCCGGCCGCGGTCTGACCCGCGAAAAGCTGCAGATGCTCACGGGCCTGCCGCGCATCGACGGCTCCAGCGACGCCGAGTCGCTGGCCGCGGGTGTGGCCGACGCCGTCGCGAAGATCCGCGGCGCCTGGCGTGGTCGCACCGCACCGCAGGTCCGCCTGCTGCCGGAGATGATCACCTACGACGAAGTCCTCAAGATCGACTCCAAGCGCAACACGAAGCTGGTGCCCTTCGGCGTCAACGAGGACGACCTCTCGCCGGTCTACCTCGACTTCGACGCCGAGCCGCACTTCTTCGCGTTCGCCGACGGCGAGTCGGGCAAGACGAACCTGCTGCGCCAGATCGGCCGCGGGATCGCCGAGCGGTACTCGCCGCAGGAGGGCGTGGTCCTCCTGGTCGACTACCGGCGCACGATGCTCGGTTTCCTCGAGGGCGACTCGCTGCTCGGGTACGCCGTGTCGTCGAACCAGCTCGACAGCATGGTCAAGGACGTGCACGGGTCGATGACCCGGCGGCTGCCGGGCCCGGACGTCACGCAGGACCAGCTGAGGAACCGGTCGTGGTGGACCGGGCCGGAGCTGTTCATCCTGGTCGACGACTACGACCTGGTGGCCACGCAGACGTCCAACCCGCTCAAGCCGCTGGCGGACTTCCTCGCCCAGGCGAAGGACGTCGGCCTGCACCTGATCATCGTGCGCCGCACCGGTGGTGCGTCGAGGGCCTCCTACGACCCGGTCATCGGCAAGCTCAAGGAGATCGCGGCGCCGGGCATGGTCATGAACGGCTCGAAGGACGAGGGCGTGCTGATCGGCAACATCCGGCCCGCCGCGATGCCACCGGGCCGGGGCGTGATGCTCAGCCGCAAGAACGGCAGGCAGCTCGTGCAGGTGTCATGGATCCAGCCCGACTGA
- the eccD gene encoding type VII secretion integral membrane protein EccD, with amino-acid sequence MTVVAPNTRIDVALPADVAVADLLPMLLEMAKETSPDGGARHGGWALAKLGDAPLDPSRTLASLGVVDGELLQLRKRNENPPPPLYDDVVDAIAESTPDSFRPWTKETARRFGHVAGGLALFISALALFMSGSLYGGSALAAAIAGGLGAIACVAIGATLAKGYQAEGTGVLIAAAGGLPLAFVSGFYIVPGLSVRANLLLGAVLVLIVSAVCILIIGAGIRIFIAAATAGTFGAIAFLVATLVPGATPAGVGAGAVAVSLACISILPRATIWLAKLPLPHVPSTAEELKEDSGFPDYEAIEQRTAIAHDYMTGLMIGCGATTAISAVFAATAPGYFGVILGVIATLVLLLRARAYANGAQAIALLTTGMVSAAGILVGWLFATTAEFRLLYVFGALIVVAAGSLVVGVIFPNQRFSPPLRRTVEILEAICIAVVLPLALGVMDLYTTLRHLNLK; translated from the coding sequence GTGACGGTGGTCGCACCGAACACCCGGATCGACGTCGCGCTACCGGCCGACGTCGCGGTGGCCGACCTGCTGCCGATGCTGCTGGAGATGGCCAAGGAGACCTCGCCCGACGGTGGCGCGCGCCACGGCGGCTGGGCACTGGCCAAGCTCGGCGACGCCCCGCTCGACCCGAGCCGCACGCTGGCGTCGCTCGGCGTCGTGGACGGCGAGCTGCTGCAGCTGCGCAAGCGCAACGAGAACCCGCCGCCGCCGCTGTACGACGACGTGGTCGACGCCATCGCCGAGTCGACTCCCGACAGCTTCCGCCCGTGGACCAAGGAGACGGCCCGCCGCTTCGGGCACGTGGCGGGCGGCCTCGCGCTGTTCATCTCGGCGCTGGCGCTGTTCATGAGCGGCTCGCTCTACGGCGGCAGCGCGCTCGCCGCGGCCATCGCCGGCGGCCTCGGCGCGATCGCCTGCGTGGCAATCGGCGCGACGCTCGCGAAGGGCTACCAGGCCGAAGGCACCGGCGTGCTGATCGCCGCCGCGGGCGGCCTGCCGCTGGCCTTCGTGAGCGGCTTCTACATCGTGCCCGGCCTTTCGGTCCGGGCGAACCTGCTGCTGGGCGCGGTGCTCGTGCTCATCGTCTCGGCGGTGTGCATCCTCATCATCGGCGCCGGCATCCGCATCTTCATCGCCGCGGCCACGGCCGGCACGTTCGGCGCGATCGCGTTCCTGGTCGCGACGCTCGTGCCCGGCGCGACCCCCGCGGGCGTGGGCGCCGGTGCGGTCGCCGTGTCACTCGCCTGCATCTCGATCCTGCCGCGCGCCACGATTTGGCTCGCGAAGCTCCCGCTGCCGCACGTGCCCAGCACTGCGGAGGAGCTGAAGGAAGACTCCGGTTTCCCGGACTACGAGGCCATCGAGCAGCGCACCGCGATCGCCCACGACTACATGACCGGCCTGATGATCGGCTGCGGCGCCACCACGGCGATCTCCGCCGTGTTCGCCGCGACCGCGCCGGGCTACTTCGGGGTCATCCTCGGGGTGATCGCCACGCTCGTGCTGCTGCTGCGCGCCCGCGCGTACGCCAACGGCGCGCAGGCCATCGCGCTGCTCACCACCGGCATGGTGTCCGCCGCCGGCATCCTCGTCGGCTGGCTCTTCGCCACCACGGCGGAGTTCCGGCTGCTGTACGTGTTCGGCGCCCTGATCGTGGTCGCCGCGGGCTCGCTCGTGGTCGGCGTGATCTTCCCGAACCAGCGCTTCTCGCCGCCGCTGCGGCGCACCGTGGAGATCCTCGAGGCGATCTGCATCGCGGTCGTGCTGCCGCTCGCGCTCGGCGTGATGGACCTCTACACGACGCTGCGCCACCTGAACCTCAAGTGA
- a CDS encoding S8 family serine peptidase: MRARRPLVRRLGIGGRTGVVLLAAGLGVLSPFALVSPASAQQDTGAAGTWAIPPQVDLTALPADTGKPDKNYQKKTQCVQRSLGDNVQINTIPWGQSYLQLDKAQQIVRAAKGNVGKGIKVAVVDTGVTPHPWFEGRVEPGGEYVATPDNNQPGGLQDCDGHGTEVAGIIAGNPDDPKVGFIGVAPDATIVSYRQLSSNYAEDTNNTGGDTGQPGGGTGTPPGGQNGSQNGGQNGNQLPGNGGGGGQVSGSGAGTSPQQKSDGDTRQLQKEGTAGTLDTLAQILRGIADRGDIKVVNMSVDHCRAATGPDSIQKGEQEVQAAVKYAADHDVVVVAAAGNVSDDCPQNDQADPNKPRSIVTPPWFADDVLSVGAIDETGGVASFSVHGPWVGVAAPGTDIVSLDPAEGSTGLANLTIDGTQQSPIQGTSFASPYVAGVAALVRQMYPQLKARQVIQRIEATAQHPAAPGGRDDFVGYGVIDPVAALTANLPNDVGELAKPKPVVQTAVLPPADSMSSTPMIVALAGTGGGIVALLITLFVMHTIRRNRPTGPPS; encoded by the coding sequence ATGCGCGCGCGACGTCCGCTCGTCCGGCGGCTCGGGATCGGTGGCCGCACGGGTGTCGTCCTGCTCGCGGCCGGGCTGGGGGTGCTGTCGCCGTTCGCGCTCGTCTCGCCCGCGTCGGCGCAGCAGGACACCGGTGCCGCTGGCACGTGGGCCATTCCGCCGCAGGTGGACCTGACGGCGCTGCCGGCGGACACGGGGAAGCCGGACAAGAACTACCAGAAGAAAACCCAGTGCGTGCAGCGCAGCCTCGGCGACAACGTCCAGATCAACACGATCCCGTGGGGTCAGAGCTACCTGCAGCTGGACAAGGCGCAGCAGATCGTGCGCGCGGCCAAGGGCAATGTCGGCAAGGGCATCAAGGTCGCGGTGGTCGACACGGGCGTCACGCCGCACCCGTGGTTTGAGGGCCGGGTCGAACCCGGCGGTGAGTACGTCGCGACGCCGGACAACAACCAGCCCGGCGGTCTGCAGGACTGCGACGGCCACGGCACCGAGGTCGCCGGCATCATCGCGGGCAACCCGGACGACCCGAAGGTCGGCTTCATCGGCGTCGCCCCCGACGCCACGATCGTGTCCTACCGGCAGCTGAGCTCGAACTACGCCGAGGACACGAACAACACCGGCGGCGACACCGGCCAGCCCGGTGGTGGAACCGGCACCCCGCCCGGCGGGCAGAACGGCAGTCAGAACGGTGGCCAGAACGGCAACCAGCTGCCCGGCAACGGCGGCGGTGGCGGCCAGGTCAGCGGCAGCGGCGCCGGTACGAGCCCCCAGCAGAAGAGCGACGGTGACACCCGTCAGCTGCAGAAGGAAGGCACCGCGGGCACGCTGGACACGCTGGCCCAGATCCTCCGAGGCATCGCCGACCGGGGTGACATCAAGGTCGTCAACATGTCGGTGGACCACTGCCGTGCGGCCACTGGCCCCGACAGCATCCAGAAGGGCGAGCAGGAGGTACAGGCCGCGGTGAAGTACGCGGCCGACCACGACGTCGTGGTCGTGGCCGCCGCGGGCAACGTCTCCGACGACTGCCCGCAGAACGACCAGGCCGACCCGAACAAGCCGCGCTCGATCGTCACGCCGCCGTGGTTCGCCGACGACGTGCTGTCGGTCGGCGCGATCGACGAAACCGGCGGCGTCGCGTCGTTCAGCGTGCACGGGCCGTGGGTCGGCGTGGCCGCGCCGGGCACCGACATCGTGTCGCTCGACCCGGCCGAGGGCTCGACGGGTCTGGCCAACCTGACCATCGATGGCACCCAGCAGTCGCCGATCCAGGGCACGAGCTTCGCCTCGCCGTACGTGGCCGGGGTGGCCGCGCTCGTGCGCCAGATGTACCCGCAGCTCAAAGCGCGCCAGGTGATCCAGCGCATCGAGGCCACCGCGCAGCACCCGGCCGCACCGGGCGGGCGAGACGACTTCGTGGGCTACGGCGTGATCGACCCCGTGGCCGCGCTCACCGCGAACCTGCCGAACGACGTCGGCGAGCTCGCGAAGCCGAAACCCGTGGTGCAGACGGCGGTGCTGCCGCCGGCCGACTCGATGAGCTCGACGCCGATGATCGTGGCGCTGGCCGGCACCGGCGGTGGCATCGTGGCGCTGCTGATCACGCTGTTCGTGATGCACACGATCCGGCGCAACCGCCCGACCGGCCCGCCGAGCTGA
- a CDS encoding WXG100 family type VII secretion target — protein MTEPSLTFVSELAGELGVTDPVETYYRPLVGRWAELDEEAQRLRTAAKTAGGVSADLADELGRLDASWSGEDADAFVTYLGEIRSASEGVEDALDELAGALEELAGSLRKIVGDAADVLVDSADLLSESAMLPVGGVSRSRTQLRETGQSVKSLYDAAEDVLQHFAQLCNGVDAPAGEQSSIAVRQHYPQEQFRLHEGDSAPAQQPSAVTAGPSTSEQPTHDGAAQQAATHPGTVHAEAATAATHTDATTPSADDSVSASAAEELHQGKETGADPRLTQGQAGVPPIGPEGLAPAPAPVAQNESGGMSMMPMMPMGGMGGGGMGGGGGGTRQAKNRTPAKPSELLGDPAPVTPPVIGEDPQKPATAKKPQN, from the coding sequence GTGACCGAGCCGTCGCTGACGTTCGTGTCGGAGCTCGCGGGTGAGCTCGGCGTGACCGACCCCGTCGAGACGTACTACCGGCCGCTGGTCGGCCGCTGGGCCGAGCTCGACGAAGAAGCGCAGCGCCTGCGCACCGCGGCGAAGACGGCGGGCGGCGTTTCCGCCGACCTGGCCGACGAGCTGGGCCGGCTCGACGCGTCGTGGTCCGGGGAGGACGCCGACGCGTTTGTCACCTACCTGGGTGAAATCCGGTCCGCGAGCGAAGGCGTCGAAGACGCGCTGGACGAGCTGGCGGGCGCGCTGGAGGAACTGGCCGGATCGCTGCGCAAGATCGTCGGCGACGCCGCCGACGTGCTCGTGGACTCGGCCGACCTGCTGTCGGAGTCGGCGATGCTGCCGGTCGGTGGCGTCAGCCGCTCGCGCACGCAGCTGCGTGAGACCGGGCAGTCGGTGAAGTCGCTCTACGACGCGGCGGAGGACGTGCTGCAGCACTTCGCGCAGCTGTGCAACGGCGTGGACGCACCGGCGGGGGAGCAGTCGAGCATCGCCGTGCGGCAGCACTACCCGCAGGAGCAGTTCCGGCTGCACGAAGGCGATTCCGCGCCGGCGCAGCAGCCCTCAGCGGTCACCGCGGGGCCGTCCACATCGGAGCAGCCGACGCACGACGGCGCGGCTCAGCAGGCCGCAACTCACCCCGGCACGGTCCACGCGGAAGCCGCGACCGCAGCGACCCATACCGACGCCACGACACCGTCGGCCGACGACTCCGTTTCGGCGTCCGCGGCCGAGGAACTCCACCAGGGCAAGGAAACCGGCGCCGACCCTCGCCTCACCCAGGGCCAGGCGGGCGTGCCGCCGATCGGGCCCGAAGGGCTCGCCCCGGCGCCCGCGCCGGTCGCCCAGAACGAGTCCGGCGGCATGTCGATGATGCCCATGATGCCGATGGGCGGCATGGGCGGCGGCGGAATGGGCGGTGGCGGTGGCGGCACGCGCCAGGCCAAGAACCGCACGCCCGCCAAGCCTTCCGAGCTCCTCGGTGATCCCGCGCCGGTCACGCCACCCGTGATCGGCGAGGACCCTCAGAAGCCCGCCACGGCCAAGAAACCCCAGAACTGA
- the eccB gene encoding type VII secretion protein EccB produces MPSTPTTKSQVQAYKFVMRRMQSALVRRDAVMLHDPMRTHSRATVVGVILGVLGAVVFVLIALLSPAPAVPASGGIVIGEQSGTVYVVTGNPQKLIPTFNLASARLILLAQSQQQTQGAQGGAQPASNAAPAAAVNPTVVSDEQLKNIPREKLTGIPDGPQLLPGETQRISPNWAVCDQVALDTRLPQPDSVNRTDTTVIGGVANVGTELAKGQALLARADDGKTYLIYRLQATQARPDANTVRAEVDLGDNDPVRAALQLPAKARKASQAFLNAIPDVGKLVPPVVDGAGEAPQQDFDGLTVGDVFSTTPSGAQPDFWLITRNGIQKVSSAVADIVRTAKNGGGTKITDLGLEKINNVPRLQPTDGGFVKVDNYPEQTPTVLDATQGSPVACLGWSLDANKKTAHTSVYVSKGLPAETTNADGSSKVQSISNTGPNGLPITGFYMPPGFGAVVQSATESPATFFKGPIQLISDRGLRYGVPDQATAAALGLTEAQPAPESIIGLLPTGSSLNTQDVMKQFDSVPIDPNAGSFQTPANQQAGQPAGN; encoded by the coding sequence ATGCCATCAACACCCACGACTAAGAGTCAGGTTCAGGCCTACAAGTTCGTCATGCGCCGGATGCAGTCGGCGCTCGTCCGCCGCGACGCGGTGATGCTCCACGACCCGATGCGCACGCACTCGCGGGCGACCGTCGTCGGGGTGATCCTCGGTGTGCTCGGCGCGGTCGTTTTCGTGTTGATCGCCCTGCTCAGCCCGGCTCCCGCCGTGCCGGCGTCGGGCGGCATCGTGATCGGTGAGCAGTCCGGCACCGTCTACGTGGTCACGGGCAATCCGCAAAAGCTGATTCCGACGTTCAACCTCGCTTCCGCGCGCCTGATCTTGCTCGCGCAGTCGCAGCAGCAGACGCAAGGCGCACAAGGCGGAGCGCAGCCCGCGTCGAATGCCGCGCCGGCCGCGGCGGTGAATCCGACCGTCGTCTCCGATGAACAGCTCAAGAATATTCCGCGCGAGAAGCTGACCGGCATTCCCGATGGGCCACAACTTCTGCCCGGTGAGACCCAGCGCATTTCCCCCAACTGGGCGGTCTGTGACCAAGTGGCGCTCGACACGCGGCTGCCGCAACCCGACAGCGTGAACCGCACCGACACCACCGTGATCGGCGGCGTCGCGAACGTCGGCACCGAACTCGCGAAGGGCCAGGCGCTGCTCGCCCGCGCGGACGACGGCAAGACCTACCTGATCTACCGCCTGCAGGCCACGCAGGCGCGGCCCGACGCCAACACCGTGCGTGCCGAGGTCGACCTCGGCGACAACGACCCGGTGCGCGCGGCGCTACAGCTGCCGGCCAAGGCGCGCAAGGCTTCCCAGGCGTTCCTCAACGCGATCCCCGACGTCGGCAAGCTGGTGCCGCCGGTCGTCGATGGCGCCGGTGAAGCGCCGCAGCAGGACTTCGACGGCCTCACCGTCGGCGACGTGTTCTCCACGACCCCGTCGGGCGCGCAGCCGGACTTCTGGCTGATCACCCGCAACGGCATCCAGAAGGTGTCGTCCGCGGTCGCCGACATCGTCCGCACGGCGAAGAACGGCGGCGGGACCAAGATCACCGACCTCGGCCTGGAGAAGATCAACAACGTCCCACGGCTGCAGCCCACCGACGGCGGGTTCGTGAAGGTCGACAACTACCCCGAGCAGACCCCGACCGTGCTCGACGCCACGCAGGGCTCGCCGGTGGCGTGCCTCGGCTGGTCGCTCGACGCCAACAAGAAGACGGCCCACACCTCGGTGTACGTGAGCAAGGGCCTGCCGGCCGAGACGACGAACGCCGACGGCTCGAGCAAGGTCCAGAGCATCAGCAACACCGGGCCGAACGGCCTGCCGATCACCGGCTTCTACATGCCGCCGGGCTTCGGCGCCGTGGTGCAGTCGGCCACCGAGTCGCCCGCGACGTTCTTCAAGGGCCCGATCCAGCTGATCAGCGACCGCGGCCTCCGGTACGGCGTGCCGGACCAGGCGACGGCCGCCGCGCTCGGCCTGACCGAAGCGCAGCCCGCGCCGGAGTCGATCATCGGTCTGCTGCCCACGGGTTCGTCGCTGAACACGCAGGACGTGATGAAGCAGTTCGACTCGGTGCCGATCGACCCGAACGCGGGTTCGTTCCAGACGCCGGCCAACCAGCAAGCCGGTCAGCCGGCCGGGAACTGA